One genomic region from Chrysemys picta bellii isolate R12L10 chromosome 18, ASM1138683v2, whole genome shotgun sequence encodes:
- the TOR4A gene encoding torsin-4A produces the protein MDGSQPRTETPTAPKKISLLSSPMRAVIRLRRKVQFLKKSRLHLNLPREQSPELVQTRLLQRQISLSRTNLCNPSMALFNQATFDSSQYFTFDTTVDHSVVNKYKRKKTRRKSRVVLYPESSKKYLPTEQKSKAKRCLLLLIGIICFQILNAIENLDDNLQKYDLDGLEKTMHREVFGQKVAVDRIMELLKEYLATHIHNKPLVISFNGPPGVGKSHVGWLLAKHFRSVMDNDFVLQYFVMHHCPNKEATPACQSDLSEKISEMVTRAEIEEKIPLFILDEVELMSPVLLDTLSRFFQPNQTNEFLNAIYVLISNLGGSEITTFALQNVSSDLLHQQRQTEELLYIIQPVLTHFHPLWKSADIIPFGLLEKSHVINCILEEMMREGLYPDQSHIEKLASQLGYYTTGGREYAITGCKQVGAKVNLL, from the coding sequence ATGGACGGAAGTCAGCCCCGCACCGAGACTCCCACGGCTCCCAAGAAGATCTCTCTGCTTTCCTCTCCCATGCGGGCAGTCATCCGTCTGCGACGAAAAGTCCAGTTCCTGAAGAAAAGCCGCCTGCATCTGAACCTTCCCAGAGAACAATCTCCAGAGCTGGTCCAAACTAGGCTTCTTCAAAGGCAGATTTCCTTGAGCCGAACAAACCTGTGTAACCCTTCGATGGCCCTCTTTAATCAAGCCACCTTTGACAGTTCTCAGTACTTCACCTTTGACACCACTGTGGACCATTCAGTGGTGAATAAATACAAACGGAAGAAGACCCGCAGGAAGTCCAGGGTGGTGTTGTATCCAGAAAGCTCCAAAAAGTACCTTCCAACAGAGCAAAAGAGTAAAGCAAAGCGCTGCCTTCTCTTGCTCATTGGCATCATCTGCTTCCAAATACTAAATGCTATTGAGAATCTGGATGACAACCTTCAGAAGTATGACCTAGATGGGCTGGAGAAAACCATGCACCGGGAAGTATTTGGGCAGAAGGTGGCTGTGGACAGAATTATGGAATTGTTGAAAGAATACCTGGCCACCCACATACACAACAAGCCATTAGTGATCTCCTTCAATGGCCCACCTGGGGTTGGAAAGAGCCATGTTGGATGGCTGCTGGCTAAACACTTCCGTTCAGTCATGGACAATGACTTTGTGCTTCAGTACTTTGTGATGCACCACTGTCCAAACAAGGAGGCTACTCCTGCTTGCCAATCGGATTTGTCTGAAAAGATTTCCGAGATGGTCACCAGAGCAGAAATAGAAGAGAAGATACCATTGTTTATTCTGGATGAGGTTGAGCTCATGTCTCCAGTCCTGCTGGATACGCTCAGCAGATTCTTCCAACCGAACCAGACCAACGAGTTCCTCAATGCCATCTACGTTCTAATAAGCAACCTAGGGGGCAGTGAAATCACAACGTTTGCCCTCCAGAATGTTTCCAGTGACCTGCTGCACCAGCAAAGACAAACAGAAGAACTGCTGTACATTATCCAGCCTGTTCTGACCCACTTCCACCCTCTTTGGAAGTCTGCTGACATCATCCCATTTGGTCTGCTGGAGAAGAGTCATGTCATAAACTGCATCTTGGAGGAGATGATGCGGGAAGGGCTGTATCCCGATCAGAGCCATATTGAGAAGTTAGCTAGCCAGCTCGGCTATTACACTACAGGAGGCAGGGAGTACGCCATAACGGGCTGCAAGCAGGTCGGAGCCAAAGTCAATCTACTGTAG